The following coding sequences lie in one Yoonia sp. G8-12 genomic window:
- a CDS encoding GNAT family N-acetyltransferase has product MKDAPIEITAHPTINAIDASDWDACACPEAVDGRPDDPFTTHRFLRALEDSGSVGPSTGWQPRYLTAKQGDMMIAVAPLYAKGHSQGEYIFDHNWAHAYENAGGRYYPKLQIAVPFTPATGRRFLTKPGYEATGMSALIQGAVQIAADNELSSVHATFCTEAEAITGAEMGLLARIGQQFHWVNDGYADFDAFLASLSSRKRKNMRKERETANDFGGEIVSLTGDQIKPEHWDAFWVFYQDTGNRKWGTPYLTRRFFDYAQDTLRDDMLMVLAMRDGRPVAGALNFIGRDTLYGRYWGCIEHHDCLHFEVCYYRAIDYAIQHGLGKVEAGAQGEHKLARGYLPVATHSLHWFGDPGFKDAVARYLEAERDAIDHEIEVLTSYGPFRKSNQEEHQ; this is encoded by the coding sequence ATGAAAGACGCACCCATCGAAATCACCGCCCACCCCACAATCAACGCAATTGATGCGTCCGACTGGGATGCCTGCGCCTGTCCTGAGGCGGTCGATGGCCGCCCCGATGATCCGTTTACTACGCATCGGTTTCTCAGGGCTTTGGAAGACAGCGGGTCGGTTGGCCCCAGTACGGGCTGGCAACCGCGTTATCTGACCGCCAAACAGGGTGACATGATGATCGCGGTGGCCCCGCTCTATGCCAAAGGGCATAGCCAAGGCGAATATATCTTCGATCACAACTGGGCCCATGCCTATGAAAATGCAGGCGGCCGGTATTACCCGAAACTGCAAATTGCGGTTCCATTTACCCCTGCCACAGGACGGCGGTTTTTGACCAAACCGGGGTATGAAGCCACTGGCATGTCTGCGCTGATCCAAGGCGCGGTGCAGATTGCGGCAGACAATGAACTGTCATCAGTCCACGCCACATTTTGCACCGAAGCCGAGGCGATTACTGGCGCGGAAATGGGCCTACTGGCGCGCATCGGGCAACAATTTCATTGGGTGAACGACGGCTATGCGGATTTCGACGCTTTTCTTGCTTCGCTCTCCAGTCGCAAGCGCAAGAATATGCGCAAGGAACGTGAAACGGCGAATGATTTCGGCGGTGAAATCGTCTCGCTAACCGGCGATCAGATTAAGCCAGAACATTGGGATGCCTTTTGGGTGTTCTATCAGGATACAGGCAACCGCAAATGGGGCACGCCTTATCTGACGCGAAGATTTTTTGATTACGCGCAAGACACGCTCCGCGATGATATGCTGATGGTGCTGGCCATGCGCGACGGGCGGCCAGTGGCGGGCGCGCTGAACTTCATCGGGCGCGATACGCTTTACGGGCGCTACTGGGGCTGTATCGAGCACCACGATTGCCTGCACTTCGAAGTCTGTTATTACCGCGCTATCGACTATGCCATCCAACACGGGCTTGGCAAGGTTGAGGCAGGGGCGCAGGGCGAACATAAACTCGCACGCGGGTATCTGCCCGTCGCCACCCATTCGCTACACTGGTTTGGCGATCCGGGGTTCAAAGACGCCGTTGCCCGCTATCTAGAGGCCGAGCGAGACGCCATTGATCATGAAATCGAGGTGCTGACCAGCTATGGCCCATTCCGCAAATCCAATCAGGAGGAACACCAATGA
- a CDS encoding transglycosylase domain-containing protein — MSGNGRKQPPLVADKRYTAKPAAKKAAGPGKKPAAKRKAAPKKTKPRGVIGWVLAPFRWLIRLVWAFSWRIGLVASLIIGGFSFYFASQLPDVTELIDGRTRGSVTMTDISGSVFAWRGDQFGGMVTAETVSPHLHNAVVATEDKRFYRHFGISPRGIASAVRINLREGRGPLSGNGGSTITQQTAKLLCLGVPFDPNVWESERAYEADCRQGSLWRKAREAVFSVGMEIKYTKEEILTIYLNRAYLGAGSRGFEAAAQRYFGISAAEVNPAQAAMLAGLLTAPSANAPTRNLQRAQDRASIVIGLMEEQEYLTSEQARDARLNPATLSDAARASSGGFFADWVMESGPEFFTRNTTEDVIIRTTLDQRIQTAAEEALIQVFQNDVKEGSEAQAAIVVMSADGAVRAMVGGRNISATGAFNRATQALRQTGSAFKPFIYAAALDLGMSPYDMVDDAPTCWQRTGSPNWCPENYDREFVGPISLVDALATSRNIPAIVVSEEVGRGLVSSVANGFGVQGDLAAGPALALGVSESTLLDMTGAFAGILNGGSAVTPYGLTDLRLMGDDTPLMDASSVGIGERIIRQEAARELTWMMTKVVEQGTGTRARIDGWQIAGKTGTTQGSRDAWFIGFTGDYVTGVWMGYDDNRRLTGVTGGGLPATIWRETMLRVLSGQQPTPLPMTIPQRPFATGVIESQGGEAPAQDILNLLDSILTGTN, encoded by the coding sequence ATGAGTGGAAACGGCAGAAAGCAGCCCCCTTTGGTGGCTGACAAACGCTATACAGCGAAACCGGCGGCCAAAAAGGCTGCGGGCCCGGGCAAAAAACCCGCGGCCAAGCGTAAGGCCGCGCCCAAGAAGACCAAGCCGCGCGGCGTGATCGGCTGGGTGCTCGCGCCATTTCGCTGGCTCATCCGTCTGGTCTGGGCTTTCTCTTGGCGCATAGGTCTTGTTGCCTCATTGATCATTGGCGGCTTTTCCTTCTATTTTGCCTCGCAACTGCCCGATGTCACAGAGCTGATTGACGGCCGCACGCGCGGGTCCGTGACAATGACCGACATATCAGGCAGTGTTTTCGCGTGGCGTGGCGACCAGTTTGGCGGGATGGTGACGGCAGAAACCGTATCACCCCATCTGCACAACGCGGTTGTTGCGACCGAGGATAAGCGATTCTACCGCCACTTCGGGATTTCCCCGCGTGGTATCGCCTCGGCGGTGCGCATCAACCTGCGTGAAGGGCGCGGCCCATTGTCGGGCAACGGCGGTTCCACGATTACGCAGCAGACCGCCAAGCTGTTGTGCCTTGGCGTGCCTTTTGATCCAAACGTCTGGGAAAGTGAGCGCGCCTATGAGGCTGATTGCCGCCAAGGCTCGCTGTGGCGCAAGGCGCGTGAAGCGGTGTTCTCGGTCGGGATGGAAATCAAATATACCAAAGAAGAAATCCTCACCATCTATCTCAACCGCGCCTACCTCGGCGCGGGCAGTCGCGGGTTTGAGGCCGCAGCCCAGCGCTATTTCGGTATTTCCGCAGCCGAGGTGAACCCCGCACAGGCAGCGATGCTGGCAGGATTGCTGACCGCCCCGTCCGCCAATGCCCCCACCCGAAACCTGCAACGTGCACAGGATCGCGCGTCGATCGTGATCGGGTTGATGGAAGAGCAGGAGTATCTCACGTCAGAACAAGCCCGGGACGCGCGCCTGAACCCGGCGACGCTTTCTGATGCGGCCCGCGCCAGTTCGGGCGGATTCTTTGCGGATTGGGTGATGGAAAGCGGCCCCGAATTCTTTACCCGCAACACCACAGAAGACGTCATCATCCGCACCACGTTGGACCAGCGCATTCAGACCGCGGCCGAAGAGGCGCTGATCCAGGTTTTTCAAAACGATGTGAAAGAAGGGTCCGAAGCACAGGCCGCGATTGTCGTCATGTCCGCCGATGGCGCGGTGCGCGCTATGGTGGGTGGCCGCAACATTAGCGCAACAGGTGCATTCAACCGCGCGACACAAGCCCTGCGCCAAACCGGATCGGCCTTTAAGCCCTTTATCTATGCCGCCGCCCTAGATCTCGGCATGTCACCTTATGACATGGTCGATGATGCACCCACTTGCTGGCAACGCACCGGATCACCCAATTGGTGTCCGGAAAACTATGATCGCGAATTTGTGGGGCCGATCAGCTTGGTTGACGCCTTGGCCACCAGCCGCAACATCCCAGCAATTGTTGTCTCCGAAGAGGTCGGGCGTGGCTTGGTAAGCAGTGTGGCGAATGGCTTTGGTGTGCAGGGTGATCTTGCCGCAGGTCCGGCGCTGGCGCTGGGCGTGTCGGAAAGCACCTTGCTGGATATGACCGGTGCCTTTGCGGGCATTTTGAACGGTGGGTCAGCCGTCACGCCTTACGGACTGACAGACCTGCGACTGATGGGCGATGACACACCGCTGATGGATGCCTCAAGTGTCGGCATCGGCGAACGGATCATCCGGCAAGAAGCCGCACGGGAACTGACATGGATGATGACCAAGGTTGTCGAGCAAGGCACCGGAACGCGCGCACGTATCGATGGCTGGCAGATTGCGGGCAAAACCGGCACGACCCAGGGATCGCGCGATGCATGGTTCATCGGCTTTACCGGTGATTACGTCACCGGTGTCTGGATGGGCTATGATGACAACCGGCGTCTGACGGGCGTGACGGGTGGCGGCCTGCCTGCAACGATCTGGCGGGAAACGATGCTGCGGGTTCTGAGCGGTCAACAACCCACGCCTCTGCCGATGACTATCCCGCAACGTCCTTTCGCAACAGGTGTGATTGAAAGCCAAGGCGGGGAAGCACCGGCACAGGATATCCTGAACCTGCTCGACAGTATTCTGACGGGAACGAACTAG
- a CDS encoding mechanosensitive ion channel family protein gives MEQILNTVIWNGKTIGDLLTIQFLASAVGSVLAVVAILFVGFLLGGWVRKRLTNLGLSYAHLDMTLFNFLGNVARYIVIGFAFLFVLNTFGVQTTSVVAVIGAAGLAIGLALQGTLSNVAAGVMIVFFRPIRIGDFVEVNGQMGTVKEITLNYTELAAVSNVQIIIPNSQVWGNTIVNYSSYDTRRAEWIFGVAYGADLKLAEETIRETIMADPRSKADPAPFIQVNNLGDFSVDFLVRVWCDSGDYFAYQADMKRKVKEALDSRGIEIPFPTRTVMQVNG, from the coding sequence GTGGAGCAAATACTCAATACCGTTATCTGGAACGGTAAAACGATCGGGGATCTGCTGACGATCCAGTTTCTGGCATCCGCCGTGGGCAGTGTGCTGGCGGTTGTCGCAATCCTGTTCGTGGGTTTTCTGCTGGGTGGCTGGGTACGCAAGCGGCTGACCAACCTGGGGCTGTCTTACGCGCATCTGGATATGACGCTGTTCAACTTTCTGGGCAACGTGGCGCGCTATATTGTCATCGGCTTTGCGTTCCTCTTCGTGCTCAACACATTCGGGGTGCAAACCACATCGGTTGTCGCTGTCATCGGTGCCGCAGGTCTTGCGATTGGTCTGGCTTTGCAAGGAACACTGTCGAATGTCGCTGCCGGTGTGATGATCGTTTTTTTCCGCCCCATCAGGATCGGCGATTTCGTCGAAGTGAACGGCCAGATGGGCACCGTCAAGGAAATCACGCTGAACTACACAGAACTGGCTGCGGTGAGCAACGTGCAGATCATCATCCCCAACAGTCAGGTCTGGGGCAACACCATCGTGAACTATTCCAGCTATGACACCCGCCGTGCGGAGTGGATTTTTGGCGTGGCTTACGGGGCTGATCTGAAGCTGGCCGAAGAGACAATTCGCGAAACGATCATGGCAGATCCGCGTTCAAAGGCCGACCCTGCGCCATTTATTCAGGTAAACAATCTGGGCGATTTCTCGGTCGATTTTCTGGTGCGCGTTTGGTGCGACAGTGGGGATTACTTTGCCTATCAGGCCGATATGAAGCGCAAGGTAAAAGAGGCGCTGGACTCTCGCGGCATCGAAATCCCGTTCCCGACACGCACAGTGATGCAAGTGAACGGCTAA
- a CDS encoding RidA family protein, which translates to MSVIESKLAELGVTLPDAPAPAANYLPYVIAGDMVYVSGQISANSDGMIKGKLGADMEAEAGAAAAKSCAVSLLAQLKAACGGDIDRLVRVVKLTGFVNSTADFGDQPKVINGASDFMVAALGDKGRHARSAVSAASLPFGVAVEIEAIFQIK; encoded by the coding sequence ATGAGCGTAATCGAATCCAAACTGGCCGAATTGGGCGTGACATTGCCCGACGCACCCGCCCCCGCCGCCAACTACTTGCCCTATGTGATTGCGGGCGACATGGTTTATGTATCGGGCCAGATTTCCGCCAATTCCGATGGCATGATCAAAGGCAAACTGGGCGCGGATATGGAGGCAGAGGCGGGTGCTGCTGCAGCCAAGAGCTGTGCTGTGAGCCTGCTCGCGCAACTCAAGGCCGCCTGTGGTGGCGATATCGACAGGTTGGTACGGGTTGTAAAGCTGACGGGTTTTGTGAATTCCACAGCAGATTTTGGTGATCAACCCAAGGTGATCAATGGGGCGTCTGATTTCATGGTTGCCGCTTTAGGCGACAAGGGCCGCCATGCACGCTCTGCTGTCAGTGCCGCCAGCCTGCCCTTTGGCGTTGCTGTCGAAATCGAAGCAATCTTTCAAATCAAATGA
- a CDS encoding 4a-hydroxytetrahydrobiopterin dehydratase, with translation MTNKLTDAEHKEHIAPLLANGWTLGDGGEAIHKEFVFANFVEAFGFMTRAAIWAEKLNHHPEWFNVYKTVKVTLTTHDVDGLSALDAKLGAKMDQLAGG, from the coding sequence ATGACCAACAAACTGACCGATGCAGAGCATAAAGAACACATCGCGCCGCTACTGGCCAATGGCTGGACACTGGGCGACGGGGGCGAAGCGATCCACAAAGAGTTCGTCTTTGCAAATTTCGTCGAGGCCTTCGGCTTTATGACCCGCGCCGCAATCTGGGCCGAAAAGCTGAACCACCATCCTGAGTGGTTCAACGTCTACAAAACCGTGAAGGTGACCTTGACGACACATGACGTAGATGGCCTAAGCGCGCTCGACGCCAAACTGGGCGCAAAAATGGACCAACTCGCCGGAGGCTAA
- a CDS encoding P-II family nitrogen regulator has protein sequence MKLIIATIKPFKLEEVREALTNVGVRGMMVSEIKGFGSQSGHTEIYRGAEYAVNFVPKVKLEIVVQDSMAEQVVSTIATTAKTEKIGDGKIFVLDVESALRVRTGETNDDAL, from the coding sequence GTGAAACTCATCATTGCAACAATCAAACCGTTCAAGCTGGAGGAGGTCCGCGAGGCGCTGACCAACGTTGGCGTGCGCGGTATGATGGTATCTGAAATCAAGGGCTTCGGCTCTCAGTCCGGCCACACCGAAATCTATCGTGGCGCGGAATACGCCGTGAACTTCGTGCCAAAGGTCAAGCTCGAAATCGTTGTGCAGGACAGCATGGCCGAACAGGTCGTGTCCACCATCGCAACCACCGCCAAGACCGAGAAGATCGGCGACGGAAAGATCTTCGTACTCGACGTTGAAAGTGCGCTGCGCGTGCGGACCGGCGAGACCAATGATGACGCGCTTTGA
- a CDS encoding peroxiredoxin, with amino-acid sequence MTIKTGDTLPDATMLVMGDEGPQQVQLSDKVKGRKVVIFGLPGAYTGTCTTAHVPSFMVTYDAFMEKGVDEIICVSVNDPFVMKAWGDSTRAIETGITMLADAESTFTKAIGMNFSAGPVGFVDRSKRYAMLVEDGVVKILNEEEGPGVCEVSAGETLLAQMA; translated from the coding sequence ATGACAATCAAGACAGGTGATACGCTGCCAGACGCCACAATGCTGGTGATGGGCGATGAAGGCCCACAGCAAGTACAGCTTTCCGACAAGGTGAAAGGGCGCAAAGTTGTGATTTTTGGTTTGCCCGGCGCTTATACAGGCACGTGCACAACCGCGCACGTCCCAAGCTTTATGGTGACATATGATGCGTTCATGGAAAAAGGAGTGGATGAAATCATCTGCGTGTCCGTGAACGACCCGTTTGTGATGAAAGCATGGGGCGACAGCACCCGCGCAATCGAAACCGGCATCACGATGCTGGCTGACGCGGAAAGTACGTTTACCAAAGCTATCGGCATGAACTTTAGCGCAGGCCCTGTCGGTTTCGTAGACCGCTCCAAGCGCTACGCGATGCTGGTTGAAGACGGCGTCGTGAAAATTCTCAACGAAGAGGAAGGCCCCGGCGTTTGTGAGGTCTCTGCCGGTGAGACGCTCTTGGCGCAGATGGCCTAG
- a CDS encoding glycerophosphodiester phosphodiesterase family protein — protein sequence MTLPASFFARPITHRALHDRKAGRVENSVKSIQAAIDAGYGIEMDVQLTSDGHAMVFHDDTLDRLTAETGPVRDRTRAALEAIPLTDDGGMIPSLDAVLAMVGGKVPLLIEIKDQDGEMGPNVGPLEKAVCAALEDYSGDVALMSFNPHSVAACAEFAPDIPRGITTSSYEAVFWPEVPEQVRDVLREIPDYDRVGACFISHESTDLDRPRVAELKAQGAHIFTWTIRSAKVEAEARRIVDNVTFEGYLA from the coding sequence ATGACCCTGCCTGCGTCCTTTTTTGCGCGCCCCATCACCCACCGCGCCTTGCATGACCGCAAGGCGGGGCGGGTCGAGAACAGCGTGAAGTCCATTCAAGCGGCGATTGATGCCGGATATGGGATCGAAATGGATGTGCAGTTGACCAGCGACGGTCATGCGATGGTCTTTCACGATGATACGTTGGACCGGCTGACGGCGGAAACGGGACCGGTGCGTGATCGCACACGCGCCGCGTTGGAAGCGATCCCGCTCACCGATGACGGCGGCATGATCCCATCGCTTGATGCTGTGCTTGCGATGGTCGGTGGAAAGGTGCCGCTGCTCATTGAGATCAAGGATCAGGACGGTGAAATGGGGCCAAACGTGGGTCCATTGGAAAAGGCGGTTTGTGCCGCCCTTGAAGACTACTCTGGCGATGTCGCATTGATGTCTTTCAACCCCCATTCCGTGGCGGCCTGCGCAGAATTCGCGCCCGATATTCCACGCGGTATCACAACCTCCAGCTATGAGGCCGTTTTCTGGCCAGAGGTCCCGGAACAGGTCCGGGACGTGTTACGTGAGATCCCCGACTATGACCGCGTCGGGGCCTGCTTTATCAGCCACGAATCCACCGACCTTGACCGCCCTCGGGTGGCTGAACTCAAAGCCCAAGGCGCGCATATCTTTACTTGGACAATCCGCTCGGCCAAGGTTGAAGCCGAAGCGCGCCGCATTGTGGATAATGTGACTTTCGAGGGTTACTTGGCTTGA